In Methanosarcina siciliae T4/M, one genomic interval encodes:
- a CDS encoding DEAD/DEAH box helicase family protein — MTNFAFLEAEWPSLYEAAEKASNAVYPDPRTACFYARRALELAVQWMYKHDYTLLLPYQDNLSALIHEPTFKKAAGEAIFNKARVIIRLGNQAVHSNSTVLLHDSLTAVSELFHISYWLARTYARKEKPEPGLSFNPEDLPKTTVPKQTIEQLQKLEASLREKDEKLSELLADKSAMDEELKRLRAEVAKAKEASALLPDTHDYSEAETRKSLIDLLLKEAGWPLDRAQDREFEVSGMPNKNGIGFVDYVLWGDDGKPLALVEAKRTTRDPRVGQQQAKLYADCLENQFGQRPVIFYSNGYETWIWDDSRYPPRQVQGFYKKAELELLIQRRSSRRPLSEAEINSAIVERYYQTRAIRRIGEAFEQDNDRKALIVMATGAGKTRTVIALCDLLMRCNWVKRVLFLADRVALVNQAVNAFKRHLPDSAPVNLVTEKDTEGRVFVSTYPTMMKQIEEMNDGQRRFGVGHFDIVIIDEAHRSVFKKYRAIFDYFDSLLVGLTATPKNEIERNTYSLFDLEPGVPTDAYQLEEAVKDGFLVPPKAVSVPLKFQRQGINYDELSDEDKEQWEALDWGDEDGEIPERVEAEAVNKWLFNKDTVDKVLAHLMERGLKVAGGDRLGKTILFAKNQAHAEYVAERFNVNYPHFKGEFARVITFKTEYAQSLIDNFSIKEKDPHIALSVDMLDTGIDVPEVVNLVFFKLVRSKTKFWQMVGRGTRLCPDLFEPGEDKRFFYLFDYCQNLEFFSQNPETTDGALGDSLGTRLFKSRLELLSELDKKLEADSDCEVGTETREIYGEPRTEAEVRHSIAETLHSEIASMNLDNFVVRPKRRLVERYSRSEAWLKLSGEDLSELSHEVAGLPSELQPEAEEAKRFDLLILNLQLALLRAEPAFERLQKQVKDIAGLLEEKSAIPMVRDQMALILDVQTDEWWENVTTPMLETLRRRLRDLVKLIEKHRRKPIYTDFEDEMGSENNVELPGFAAAGDFEKFRAKTRTFLLEHQDQAVIHKLRMNMPLTAADLEELERILSESGLGRPKEIAHAKEVSNGLGLFVRSLIGLDREAAKQSFATFLAGKTLIANQIEFINLIIDHLTEHGAMDASLLYESPFTDLTPQGPDGLFTSAQVDELIVALEQITATALVSSGSQQIIA; from the coding sequence CCTTTCTCGAAGCCGAATGGCCTTCTCTGTATGAGGCAGCCGAAAAAGCCTCAAATGCAGTCTATCCTGACCCTCGCACTGCCTGTTTTTACGCTCGCAGAGCTCTGGAACTGGCTGTGCAGTGGATGTATAAGCACGATTACACACTGCTCCTGCCGTATCAGGATAATTTGAGTGCTCTTATCCATGAGCCCACATTCAAGAAAGCTGCGGGAGAGGCAATCTTCAACAAAGCCCGGGTCATTATCCGGCTTGGAAACCAGGCCGTGCACAGCAACAGCACAGTTCTGCTGCATGATTCATTAACAGCCGTGAGTGAGCTTTTCCACATCAGCTACTGGCTTGCCCGCACCTATGCCAGAAAAGAAAAGCCTGAACCCGGGTTGAGCTTCAACCCTGAAGACCTGCCGAAAACAACCGTCCCGAAGCAGACGATAGAGCAGCTCCAGAAGCTGGAAGCAAGCCTCCGGGAAAAAGACGAAAAACTCTCTGAACTCCTCGCCGACAAATCCGCAATGGACGAAGAACTCAAACGCCTGCGGGCCGAGGTTGCAAAAGCAAAAGAAGCTTCAGCCTTGCTACCGGACACCCACGACTATTCCGAAGCCGAAACCCGCAAAAGCCTGATTGACCTCCTGCTTAAAGAAGCCGGCTGGCCCCTTGACAGAGCTCAGGACAGGGAATTTGAAGTCTCAGGTATGCCAAACAAAAACGGAATCGGCTTTGTAGACTACGTGCTCTGGGGCGACGACGGAAAGCCCCTTGCCCTCGTGGAAGCAAAACGCACCACAAGAGATCCGCGGGTCGGCCAGCAGCAGGCAAAACTCTATGCCGACTGCCTCGAAAATCAGTTCGGGCAAAGACCGGTTATCTTCTACTCAAACGGGTACGAAACCTGGATCTGGGACGATTCCAGATATCCTCCGAGGCAGGTTCAGGGTTTCTATAAAAAAGCCGAACTGGAACTCCTCATCCAGCGGCGCAGCAGCCGCAGGCCTCTCTCCGAAGCAGAGATTAACTCCGCCATCGTCGAACGCTACTATCAGACCCGGGCCATCCGCCGCATCGGGGAAGCCTTCGAGCAGGACAACGACAGAAAAGCTCTGATAGTAATGGCAACAGGCGCAGGCAAGACACGCACGGTCATTGCACTCTGCGACCTCCTGATGCGCTGCAACTGGGTTAAACGTGTGCTCTTCCTTGCCGATAGGGTGGCTCTGGTCAATCAGGCAGTAAACGCCTTCAAACGGCACCTGCCCGACTCCGCACCTGTAAACCTTGTCACTGAAAAGGATACGGAAGGCAGGGTGTTCGTTTCGACCTATCCTACAATGATGAAACAGATCGAAGAGATGAACGACGGACAGCGACGCTTTGGAGTCGGGCACTTCGACATTGTAATTATTGACGAAGCCCACCGCTCAGTCTTCAAAAAATACAGAGCAATTTTCGATTACTTTGATTCCCTCCTTGTGGGCCTTACAGCAACGCCCAAAAATGAAATCGAACGTAATACCTACAGCCTCTTTGACCTCGAACCCGGGGTTCCTACCGACGCCTACCAGCTCGAAGAAGCCGTAAAAGACGGTTTCCTTGTCCCTCCAAAAGCGGTTTCAGTGCCCCTGAAATTCCAGCGCCAGGGGATTAATTACGATGAGCTCTCCGATGAGGATAAGGAGCAGTGGGAAGCTCTGGACTGGGGGGACGAGGACGGCGAAATCCCTGAAAGGGTGGAAGCCGAAGCCGTCAACAAATGGCTGTTTAACAAGGACACCGTGGACAAAGTGCTGGCACACCTGATGGAGAGGGGCCTGAAAGTCGCTGGCGGTGACCGCCTGGGCAAGACCATTCTCTTTGCCAAAAATCAAGCTCATGCTGAGTATGTTGCCGAAAGGTTCAATGTCAACTATCCGCATTTCAAAGGTGAATTCGCCCGCGTTATCACTTTCAAGACCGAATATGCCCAGAGCCTGATAGACAATTTTTCGATCAAGGAAAAAGACCCCCACATTGCCCTCTCGGTAGACATGCTTGATACCGGGATCGATGTGCCGGAAGTAGTGAATCTTGTATTCTTCAAACTGGTGCGTTCAAAGACAAAGTTCTGGCAGATGGTAGGGCGCGGAACCAGGCTCTGTCCTGACCTTTTCGAACCGGGAGAAGACAAACGGTTCTTTTATCTTTTCGATTACTGCCAGAACCTGGAGTTCTTCAGCCAGAACCCGGAAACCACTGACGGTGCACTGGGCGATTCTCTTGGCACACGCCTGTTCAAATCACGACTTGAATTACTCTCTGAACTGGACAAAAAACTGGAAGCTGACAGCGATTGTGAAGTCGGTACAGAGACCCGTGAAATCTATGGCGAACCGAGAACAGAAGCCGAAGTTCGCCACTCAATTGCCGAAACGCTGCACAGTGAAATTGCCTCGATGAATCTGGACAATTTCGTCGTGCGTCCCAAACGGCGGCTGGTCGAGAGATACTCAAGATCCGAAGCCTGGTTAAAGCTGTCCGGGGAAGACCTCTCCGAGCTTTCCCATGAAGTAGCAGGTCTGCCTTCGGAACTTCAACCGGAAGCGGAAGAAGCAAAACGTTTTGACCTCCTTATCCTGAACCTTCAGCTGGCTTTACTGCGTGCCGAACCCGCCTTTGAACGCCTGCAAAAGCAAGTGAAAGATATTGCCGGTCTCCTTGAAGAAAAATCAGCCATTCCGATGGTACGCGATCAAATGGCTCTGATTCTGGATGTGCAGACCGACGAATGGTGGGAAAATGTTACAACTCCCATGCTGGAAACGCTTAGACGGCGTCTCCGTGACCTTGTGAAACTGATTGAAAAACACCGCAGAAAGCCTATTTACACAGATTTCGAAGACGAAATGGGCAGTGAAAACAATGTTGAATTGCCTGGCTTTGCTGCAGCCGGGGATTTCGAAAAGTTTCGTGCCAAAACCCGGACCTTCCTCCTGGAACATCAGGACCAGGCCGTCATCCATAAGCTAAGGATGAACATGCCATTGACTGCAGCAGATCTTGAAGAACTGGAGCGGATACTCTCTGAAAGCGGATTGGGAAGACCGAAAGAAATTGCCCATGCCAAAGAGGTATCAAACGGACTCGGTCTCTTCGTGCGCTCACTGATAGGGCTGGATAGGGAAGCTGCAAAACAGTCGTTTGCCACATTCCTGGCAGGTAAGACTCTAATTGCAAACCAGATAGAGTTCATAAACCTGATAATTGACCATCTTACCGAACATGGGGCAATGGACGCCTCATTACTTTACGAATCACCATTTACCGACCTTACGCCCCAGGGCCCAGATGGGCTTTTCACCTCGGCTCAGGTGGATGAGTTGATTGTAGCGCTGGAACAGATAACAGCAACAGCACTTGTTTCCTCGGGTTCGCAACAAATAATTGCTTGA